Genomic window (Ananas comosus cultivar F153 linkage group 16, ASM154086v1, whole genome shotgun sequence):
gaacgtagaaaaggtatttttaatattagccttctaagagggataaatcggaaagtcgaaaacttttcaggagtatataagtaattgctcctaggggtggcaatccagctcgctgatcgcgagccagctcgtgttcggctcaaaatgagCTTGGGATCAGCTCgcttgtttagtaaacgagccgaacacgagcttgatttttcagctcatttaataaacgagccgaacacgagctggggtcagctcgctcgcgttcggctctataacagctcgaatacatatattttatattNtccaccgttattgcaaaatacccccgttgttatctcctgttaagttaacttgggttaaatatgagttaaatatctaccacagttaaaaaaaattaaaatactaattttgcccttaacttaaaggcaaataagaaatgttggtgacggtagaagggtatattggaaaataccaaaagtcaaaatactttttgtgtccctgactttaagggcaaataagaaagtcagtaatggtggaaggctatatttgaaaggacaaaataataattttacagagataatagagttaattaacagattttaactctatgagtaaattagaaataggttggaacgtaaaaatggtattttcaatattagccttctaagagggataaatcgaaaagttgaaaacttttcaggagtatataagcaattgctcctaggggtggcaatccagctcgctaatcgcgagccagctcatgttcggctcaaaatgagcttgggatcggctcgctcgtttagtaaacgagccgaacacgagcttgatttttcagctcatttaataaacgagcagaacacgagctggggtcaactcgctcgtgttcggctcgataacagctcgaatacatatattttatatttatataatttatttaatttatatttttatatataaataaataattatatataatatatatttttattatttaaattttagcaaaataaaaatataaatgcgagcttaattctaaaaagactcatttatatgtaaagtttcaactagtagataaagtctaatggataagattttataaatttattttttaggggcaatttcatggatacccttctcaaagtctaaaatatcatagatgcccctctaaaatttaaaatatcgcCTATACCCCTGTAAATACAGAATATTATCATCAATACCCTTACTGTTAGTTAAGTTAGTTTTACCATAGTTATTAAAGGGTTAAAGATgggttaacttttaaaatgactCATTTACCCTCAAGGttcttttaagaaaaaatgtatggagatcccctcaacttatgccattttgaaactgctccctcaactttatttttttagttgatatccattttagtgtatgaaaaaaatgagaattttttagttttttttttgataatttcaccAAATCTAGTcgctctatttatattttatcgaataaataattatatataaaaatttaaatgaaaataatgttaaaaaattatctgatctttctttaattttgaaagttaaaattttttttaatcaaaattattctcgataattttatctgcattaaatgcattaaaaaactgaaacataatatattttagctttcgAACAAAAACTCTATTTTTGTTTCAATCGACAGAATAATTCATGCATATAGTTATGTGATTTACTTTtgcttaaataggaaaaaaataaaatctataatttatttcaaaattactattactaatTAGGAATATAAATTGATAAAGATACGCAATTTTATCTAAACTCGATTTAAAATGAGGTTAAGGCTTAATCAAATGTTTTTTTACTGAATTAGCGAATAAGTTGTTATagattatcaaaaaataaaatccatcGTATGTAAATTCAGTTATGCGTTTGCTTCTATATTTAAACTGAACTTGAACCGAAACCCGAACTAAAAACAAAAcaccaaattagataaaaacatactatatataaaatataattttatattattttttatattattatattaatgatttaatttatatgatatatattaatactcaatttagatttacaaaatTATCTTAAATActatttagtatttttattattaagtattaataagagataaagggtaaaaaatggtatttgaaatttaaactccGGTTTCAAATAGGTCCTAACGGATCTAAACTAATAGAGggcatttatgatatttttacatatttggaGGGTATggtgatattatcaattttaaaggGTATGATGAATTAATAGTTTCTAGAAGGCATCTATGAATTattcctattttttaatatattattaattaaatattttttttaatttattgttgttGGCCAGACCATGAGCCAATAACGAGCAAACCCGAGCTAAATTTTTTGGTCGATACTAATGAAGCcaactcgtattcggctcgtttcaaataagagccgaacacgagccgacccagctcgctcgtgttcggcttgtttacacCCTAATTGCtccttatttaaaatattttacataaCGCTCCTGTATGTTACTTTTGATTAGGAtcatttgtaaatattttttttttgagaagctaaatgcaaaaaagagaCTACTTGTTCAACTTGGATTGGAGAACATAATGCATGGGGACCCCCTCAACtgtaaaatatttcaaaatagcccCTTCCACTAGTTTCTATTGAGATTTGACGCTCGTTCACGGTCCATTTGGACagatctataaaaaaatattctatttattttttaaataatattatattatgcaTATTGTAGCATATTtattaagatataatttttatagttttacttaaaaacaaaaaattataattttatatgtttacatttcattttttttgtttttttttttgagcaagTATACTTAGTTAAgtctaaaattatattaaatttaggtaaatatgtataaataatccTCGCAAAATGCAATTTCTTTTGAAATAGGctccaaaactttttttttttttagtgggaTTGGCATCCacttcaactttttaatttctgCAATTGAGATCAAAGtcattagtaattttattaaatttaataattttcaattaaatatttttaaaaataaaaatttatcaattaactagagaaaaaaacttaaagtatgaaaataaaatttaagaaagcATTGatcaaaaaatcaattttttaaataattaaaatatactaacttaTATAGTTCcaccaaataattaaaaaatatattttcatatgTCTACATCCtaattgtttttttattttattttttactttgtacTGTTCGGCGGTTCTTTGTATGGAACgatcttcaaatttttattttaaattttttgttttggagcgagtatatttaattaagttaagcttaaaattatattattaaatataggtaaatatattataaagaccCCTCACCTAAACCCAATTCTGAAAAGGTCTCCTCAactttaatttccttttttctgGGAATCGGGaccaaaatcttaaatttaataatttaattaacaaCTAACGACTATATATTAGctattaaatgaaaaaattattaattaactaggaaaaaaaagtctttttatttacttttttcatttttttatttatttaactaaaatcCATTTTTAAGTCTAAAGAAGTAAGAAATGAGGAGGTCTGATTGCTAAAATGTTGGAATTGAAAGGGGCTCCTTGCAAAATggcaaagaaagaaagagaggggcTTCTCACCGCTTTTTCCAATCATTTCATTGCTCTTTCGTGtgaaaacaacaacaaacatATTATATAGTAACACGGAGAGAGAGCGTTACGAAAACGTTCCATACCTTTCCGTTTGTCGCTCCCGTTTCCGTTTTCCGTTTCCGTTACCGGAGCTCGcggaggcgacgaggaggaggaggaggaggaggaggaggaggaggagttctATGTGGGAATCCTTCGTCTTCCTCCCGAAACCCTAATCGTAATTGCGTGATCTCGATATGGATCCGCGGGCgaaggaggcggcgccgcccccgTCCATGGCGGAGGCGGGGGTGATGCAGGGGGACTCGAAGCCCGGCGGCGGCAACGGGAAGAGCCGAGTGCTGCTGGGGAAGTACGAGGTGGGGAAGCTCCTGGGGCACGGGACGTTCGCGAAGGTGTACCACGCGCGGCACGCGGAGACGGGGGAGAGCGTGGCGATCAAGGTGCTCGACAAGGAGCGGGTGATGAAGGGGGGGATGGTGGCGCACATCAAGCGCGAGATCGCGATCCTGCGGCGGGTGCGGCACCCGAACGTGGTGCGGCTCTTCGAGGTGATGGCGACGAAGACGAAGATCTACTTCGTGATGGAGTACGTGCGCGGCGGCGAGCTCTTCGCGAAGGTGGCGAAGGGGCGGCTGCGGGAGGACACGGCGCGGCGCTACTTCCAGCAGCTGGTGGGCGCCGTGGGGTTCTGCCACGCGCGCGGCGTCTTCCACCGCGACCTCAAGCCGGAGAACCTGCTCGTCGACGAGCACGGCGACCTCAAGGTCTCCGACTTCGGCCTCAGCGCCGTCTCCGACCAGCTCCGCCACGACGGCCTCCTCCACACCTTCTGCGGCACCCCGGCCTACGTCGCGCCCGAGGTGCTCGCCCGCCGCGGCTACGACGGCGCCAAGGCCGACCTCTGGTCCTGCGGCGTCATCCTCTTCGTCCTCATGGCCGGCTACCTCCCCTTCCACGACCAGAACGTCATGGCCATGTACCGCAAGATCTACCGCGGCGAGTTCCGCTGCCCCCGCTGGTTCTCCCCCGACCTCGCCCGCCTCCTCGCCCGCCTCCTCGACACCAACCCCGACACCCGCATCACCGTCCCCCAGATCCTCGACAACCGCTGGTTCAAGAAGGGCTTCCGCCCCGTCCGCTTCTACATCGAGGACGACCGCTTCCTCCCCCTCGAAGCCCTCAGCGACGGCGAACCGCCCCcgcccccctcctccgccgacgccggcgccgacgccgacgacgaagacgacgccgacgccgccggNCCGACCGCCCCGCCCCCTTGGGCTAGcccggcggtggcggcggctcCGCCGCCGGCGCCTCCGACACCGCGAGCGGCCCGTCCCGCCGCCCCGTCCTCCGCTGCCTCCTCAGCCTAAGCAAGGGTCAACGCCTTCGACATCATCTCCTTCTCCCGGGGGTTCGACCTCTCGGGGCTCTTCGAGGAGAGAGGGGAGGAGGCGCGGTTCGTCTCCAGGGAGCCCGTCGAGAGCATCATATCGAAATTGGAGGAGATCGCCAAGGTCGTGAGCTTCGCCGTGCGGAAGAAGGACTGCCGGGTGAGCCTGGAGGGGACCAGGGAGGGGGAGAAGGGCCCGCTGACGATCGCGGTGGAGATATTCGAGCTCACGCCGTCGCTCGTCGTGGtggaggtgaagaagaaggccgGGGATGGGGACGAATACGAGGAGTTCTGCAACAGAGAGCTGAAGCCGGGGCTGAGGAGCCTCATGTACGAGCCGGCGTCGCCGATTCTGAACATTTCTTCTGATACTGAGTAGAAAAGGTATGAAAGAAATTTGCATGTGTTGTTCTattccaccaaaaaaaaaaaaaaaaaaaaaaaaaatctaattcggTTGCTTTAATTCCTAAAAGAAAGTTTTGTATGTGATCTGCTTGCTGTAATTCCGGTAGTTTCTAGCATCTATGTATATTGAGAATTAGGGCAACGTTGTAACTCATTTATTATAAAATGATATTTGGATTGCAGAGTAATCACTCCGGAAGTGTATCTATTGTTGTTTGTGGAACCGATTGGAATGCGTGATACACTACTCTTCTTGTTATCGAATGATTATGCAGTTTGTGGAAACATGTAATTACAATGTGTTTTTGAGAACATAATAATTTAATTCTGTGGAATGTCTGCATTGTGTCAAAAAATGGAGTTCGCTGCGTTATGCTTGTTTAGGTAAATCACAGAACACTTTCTGAAGATGACTTTTGCTTGGACCATTCAGGAATCTGGAAACGACAAACGATATCAAAAAGAGATTTAacatctcttttatttttccccCTCAATTCGGAAAGCTTGAGTTGACAGGAATAGAGCAGCTAGCTAGTTTATCATTCTTACTTGCTGAAActttatttgtttgttattcTACTCTATTAGGTCATTTCTTGTGTGTCGAATCTGCATGTGCTGCATTTGTCTAATTGTCCTTTGCAATGTTAGCAATAAACATCTACATGGCACATAGACCCACTTCAGAAACTTTAAGAATCTCAACTTCGCAGTCTGATTTTAGAGTTATATCTCCCTATAATCGACCTCCAAATTGCTTAACtgcatttttttccccttatttcTGTTCCCATTCCTTTACAGGTAATCAAGCTCTTTCAGAATGCCCTGACAATTGGTGCTGCAGTTGCATCCATTTAAAAAGCAATGAATTTTCATGCttctcttcaaaaaaaaagaaaaaagaaaaaaaaagcgctCAATGAAGTTTTAGCTGAAAACGTAGATATGCACATAGGATCACTCAATCCCTAATTTGTGTTGATGCAGTAACCAGTAGATTGGAAAACTTTCTTGGTAGGATATCGATGTATAACTaacttactttttttattttctgtctGAAGGGTTAAAACTTGGTTTTGTTTAAATTGTAATGTCGACCTTATCTTGTCGTATGTGTGTGATGAATATACATATtgaaaataaagtaatttcaGAATAAAGGAATATACTCAGTTGAAGGTGTTTAAAGCTTTCCTTTGACAGACGTGGACCATGTGGTATAAAATGAGAAGATGATTGGGCATAAACATTTCAAATCAAGAATATAGGAACTTTGGCTGTGTTGAATGGTGATGTCACAGGTCTCATATTGCCTGGATGGCCCAAATTAACCCACATAGGGGCCTCAGTGGAATGCTTACACCTCTAAGTTGACACCTGGACCTAAACTTTCTTGAAATTCAGATATTTCAAATTACGTGATTTTATTTACTGTACTATTGAAGGGACTGTTGGGCCCAATTATTGCTTCTTTTGTCGAAGTATTATTTTAAGTAGAGCTGTTCAGATAGTTTCATGAACATTTTGAATAGAAATCCCTGATAGCTTCCTCTTTAAGCTTAGAAGTTGACACTTAGTTTGGAACTTCTACTTTAGGAAATCCAAAGATCTGTTTGCAGCTTTGTAGACAATTCTGCTTTTCAAATGAAGTTGTTCCAACTTACAAAAAGGTGCTTTACTTTTATAGTAATATAACTGAGGAATTTTAGTTACTTGAACATGTCTTCCAGGAAATAACATGGTGTAACTACTTAAATTAACTGCAGTCAAGAATCTTTTATGTGATAACTATctgaaatatatattataatagtgGTGGTTTCTACCTTTTGAATCATATTGTAGCCAAGTTTGTTGTAATTATGATTTTATAGTTGTAGATGCCTAGATGGTAGTGTTGTGGAGCGACCAGACGGGACTGCATGCTTGCCAGGGGTTTAGGCGGCGTCACATGACAACATGTCTCAAAACTGTGGTGATATGATAAATGAAGATTATTGTGGAGGGCATGACGACAAACTACAGAAAAGCCAACTATGCTTATGAAGAATCTGATTGATCATTGGAGATTAAATACACCGAGGTTTACAagcattataaaaataattgttcTGATGCATTTTCAGTAGTTCTGCGGGCCTTTTAAAAAGTCATGATCAAATTTTCCTATGATGATTACTTTAACAAACAGGACATATTTATATAATGAAGGACATTCTTTGAAATCAACTATTAGATGAAGGACATTCTTTGAAATCAACTATTAGATGGTTAGTGCTTTGACTTAAAGAATCCTAAATAGCTTATCCCTTTAGCATATATGTTAAGATGAATACACTTGATTGAGAATTGAGTGCAAACTTCGGAAATCAGGCCATTTATGTAGAATTTCTGGGGCTTCTTTTTGTACTTTTAATATAGCTTGTGACCTAGAGTGAGGTTCTTAGTTTCTATCCTTGGCAGTGAGGGTTCAGACACAGCTTCTCATTCATAGATTCCTCCGTGTCATTTAGTAAAACTCTATCGGTGTACTATAGAAGGCCAAATTCAGCAAATGTGCGGTGATGCTAACATTGTCATTGCAGATGATTGAGATTTGAGATGATGCATTTAAGCCCGGCTTTTTGTTTAGGAACATTGTGGGTCAGGTTAGTGGGTATTGACTCGAAGCATGTGAAGAAGCAGCTTTGTTGAACAGAGGCATATATTTTGCTTTGTGATGTACATGGCTAGTAACGATAACCTTTTCTATTGAATTGTCTTGCTATTCATGAGCATCAGATTATGCTTATCTAACTGTCACACGAAAGAGTTTTGGAATAAAATTGCATGCACCATCTTGGATCTTTAAATGTTGAAAATCTGTAGGTTTGAAGGGGTTAAAAAGATGTGAAATTCTGTTTTCTTCAATTAGCTGAATATGACTAACAATAAATAGCtttatttctatttctttcttaTGGTGTTTCAACATTCAAACTCGGCGATTTTGATTCTTACATTAGGTCCTTTATATAATGAACTGTTAAACTCTTTTGTTTAGAACAACATCTAAATTCTACACATTTAGATCTTGAAGATAAGTTGTAAGATGCATGGCCTTAAGCCTCAAAGTTGGGATTGATATACAAGGATTAATGTGGAGCTTGGTAGGATGTACTTCCAAAGAAGCATCCTACGACATTTAGCTGTCATTTCTGTTTATAATAGTGCCATAATGATGCTTAGGAAAATATTAAGGAGCATTAGCTAGAAGGTCAGATTTTTATGCAGTAGTGCATCATTGATTCATAGCTGTAGAGATTATTTGCTTTATAGTTTTCTTTCTGAAGTTAATGATTATGAGGAACATCAGATGTGAGCTGAGAAACATTCTTGATTGTCTCATCAAGACGGAGCTATCTGTCTTTAATGTTCTGAAGCTTGTTAGAAAGAAGGATGTGGATTAGAAATGTGCTGTGCTGTGTTTATTTGAAGTAATTTAGTTCCTAAAAGCATACTAGGTTGCGAATTTCGTGAGAAGCATTAGAAGGCAAATTTACAAAAGTGGATATTTATACAGTGATAGGAGGAAACTCCAGCGTACTAGCAACTAGCAACTATCTTGCTTTAGAGAACTGGCTCAAGAATGTCGTCGACAAGCAT
Coding sequences:
- the LOC109722290 gene encoding LOW QUALITY PROTEIN: CBL-interacting protein kinase 19-like (The sequence of the model RefSeq protein was modified relative to this genomic sequence to represent the inferred CDS: substituted 1 base at 1 genomic stop codon), producing the protein MDPRAKEAAPPPSMAEAGVMQGDSKPGGGNGKSRVLLGKYEVGKLLGHGTFAKVYHARHAETGESVAIKVLDKERVMKGGMVAHIKREIAILRRVRHPNVVRLFEVMATKTKIYFVMEYVRGGELFAKVAKGRLREDTARRYFQQLVGAVGFCHARGVFHRDLKPENLLVDEHGDLKVSDFGLSAVSDQLRHDGLLHTFCGTPAYVAPEVLARRGYDGAKADLWSCGVILFVLMAGYLPFHDQNVMAMYRKIYRGEFRCPRWFSPDLARLLARLLDTNPDTRITVPQILDNRWFKKGFRPVRFYIEDDRFLPLEALSDGEPPPPPSSADAGADADDEDDADAAGPTAPPPWASPAVAAAPPPAPPTPRAARPAAPSSAASSAXARVNAFDIISFSRGFDLSGLFEERGEEARFVSREPVESIISKLEEIAKVVSFAVRKKDCRVSLEGTREGEKGPLTIAVEIFELTPSLVVVEVKKKAGDGDEYEEFCNRELKPGLRSLMYEPASPILNISSDTE